A genome region from Carya illinoinensis cultivar Pawnee chromosome 2, C.illinoinensisPawnee_v1, whole genome shotgun sequence includes the following:
- the LOC122301902 gene encoding putative leucine-rich repeat receptor-like protein kinase At2g19210 codes for MGMFEDFRFSLLGGFALSLLLVLAQDQTACGLPENSSYSDPTTDIYYISDASFVSTGAIMSVSPEFRTNEVRQQLWNVRSFPDGDRNCYYIRHTAGVRYLIRGTFMYGNYDAKGELPVFDLHIGPNKCDSLKFESASAVIYKEIIHVPSSSYIHVCLLNTDSGTPFISALELRPLRNNTYVSESGNSLALVARADTGATGSQIFRYKDDKFDRIWSTESFSVWTSLSTPLIVNAGQNPYEPPSVVMSTAATTKDANTSLNFYWDVPPNDNSGYYIYMHFAEVEELKANQYRAFNVNLNGNFWYGPVVPDYLYDFTVYSQSALTGGRFNFSLTRTENSTLPPIINAVEIYKVIQLLQTETGQEDVDAIINTKLIYGVTRNWQGDPCFPQAYMWN; via the exons ATGGGGATGTTTGAAGATTTCCGGTTCTCATTGCTTGGTGGTTTTGCTCTTTCCTTACTTTTGGTTCTTGCCCAGGATCAAACAG CTTGCGGACTGCCGGAGAATTCGAGCTATAGTGACCCGACGACCGATATATACTACATTTCGGATGCCAGCTTTGTAAGCACCGGCGCAATTATGAGTGTATCGCCTGAATTCAGAACAAATGAAGTTCGTCAACAGCTATGGAACGTCAGAAGCTTTCCTGATGGAGACAGAAACTGCTACTACATTAGACATACAGCAGGCGTGAGGTACTTGATCCGAGGGACTTTCATGTACGGGAACTACGATGCCAAAGGTGAATTACCTGTGTTCGATCTGCATATTGGACCTAATAAGTGCGATTCCTTGAAATTTGAGAGTGCGTCCGCTGTTATCTACAAGGAGATCATACATGTCCCATCATCGAGTTACATCCATGTTTGCCTCCTCAACACGGACTCTGGAACGCCGTTCATCTCCGCATTAGAACTAAGGCCTTTGAGAAATAACACTTATGTGTCTGAATCGGGTAATTCGTTGGCACTCGTTGCACGGGCAGATACCGGTGCAACTGGAAGCCAAATATTCAG GTACAAGGACGACAAATTTGATCGGATTTGGTCTACCGAGAGCTTCAGTGTGTGGACATCGTTAAGCACGCCGCTCATTGTCAATGCCGGTCAGAATCCTTACGAACCGCCATCGGTTGTCATGAGCACTGCTGCGACGACAAAAGATGCAAATACTTCGTTGAATTTCTACTGGGACGTCCCTCCTAACGACAACTCTGGATATTATATCTACATGCACTTTGCTGAGGTTGAAGAACTCAAAGCCAACCAATACAGAGCATTCAACGTCAACTTAAATGGAAACTTTTGGTACGGACCTGTTGTTCCCGATTATCTATACGATTTTACTGTGTACAGCCAATCCGCCCTGACAGGAGGAAGATTTAATTTCTCACTCACAAGAACTGAAAACTCTACTCTCCCACCAATCATCAACGCCGTTGAGATTTATAAAGTTATACAACTCCTACAAACTGAGACAGGCCAGGAAGATG TTGATGCAATTATCAACACCAAGTTAATATATGGAGTGACAAGAAACTGGCAAGGAGATCCGTGTTTTCCTCAAGCGTACATGTGGAATTAA